In Aquimarina sp. TRL1, a single window of DNA contains:
- a CDS encoding cell division protein ZapA codes for MTDKLKIKLSVADRVYPLTISPDQEEGLRKAAKKIEAMIKQFEQSYAVRDKQDVLAMCALQFAAQVEQKTIDKDNDMNEVTDRLILLNEMLQDKLSSSS; via the coding sequence ATGACCGATAAGTTAAAAATAAAATTATCAGTTGCAGATAGAGTGTATCCGTTAACAATTAGTCCGGATCAGGAAGAAGGGTTGAGAAAAGCGGCAAAGAAAATTGAGGCAATGATTAAGCAGTTTGAGCAGAGTTATGCGGTAAGAGATAAACAAGACGTTTTGGCTATGTGTGCCTTGCAATTTGCAGCGCAAGTAGAACAAAAAACAATAGATAAAGATAACGATATGAATGAAGTAACAGACAGATTAATTCTGCTCAATGAGATGCTTCAGGATAAATTGTCATCAAGTTCATAA
- the rny gene encoding ribonuclease Y: protein MDNIMFLIVAGIIGLGIGFAIAKVLERNRASQLIGNAKKTSESIIRDAKSEGESIKKDKILQAKEKFIELKSEHEKVIFSRDKKMAEAEKRTRDKESQVSNELAKNKKLNASLEEKIKNYNHRNEYLEKKKNEINKLHKSQVQQLEVISGLSADEAKGQLIESLKEQAKADSMTLVQTAIEEAKLTAQQEAKKVIINTIQRIGTEEAVENCVSVFNIESDDVKGRIIGREGRNIRAIEAATGVEIIVDDTPEAIILSCFDSVRREVARLSLHKLVTDGRIHPARIEEVVKKTRKQIEEEIIEVGKRTVIDLGIHGLHPELIKMVGRMKYRSSYGQNLLQHSREVAKLCGVMAAELGLNPKLAKRAGLLHDIGKVPETETEVPHAILGMQWAEKYGEKAEVCNAIGAHHDEVEMTSLISPIIQVCDAISGARPGARRQVLDSYIQRLKDLEEIAFGFSGVKKAYAIQAGRELRVIVESEKVNDERAASLSFEISQKIQTDMTYPGQVKITVIRETRAVNIAK from the coding sequence ATGGATAACATTATGTTTTTGATTGTGGCAGGAATAATTGGCTTGGGAATAGGTTTTGCTATAGCCAAGGTTCTTGAACGCAATAGAGCATCTCAATTAATTGGTAATGCAAAAAAGACATCAGAAAGCATTATTAGAGACGCAAAGAGTGAAGGAGAGTCCATTAAGAAAGATAAAATCTTACAGGCTAAAGAGAAGTTTATCGAATTGAAATCCGAACATGAAAAAGTTATTTTTTCGAGAGATAAAAAAATGGCAGAGGCCGAAAAAAGGACCAGAGATAAAGAATCACAAGTTTCTAACGAATTAGCGAAAAACAAAAAGTTAAACGCTAGTTTAGAAGAAAAGATAAAGAACTATAATCATAGAAATGAGTATCTGGAGAAAAAGAAGAACGAAATCAATAAACTTCACAAGAGCCAGGTACAGCAATTAGAAGTTATTTCGGGCTTGTCTGCTGATGAAGCTAAAGGGCAATTGATTGAGTCACTTAAAGAGCAGGCAAAGGCAGATTCTATGACTTTGGTACAAACTGCTATAGAAGAGGCTAAGCTTACGGCGCAACAAGAGGCTAAAAAAGTAATTATAAATACGATTCAGCGAATAGGTACAGAAGAAGCGGTAGAGAATTGTGTTTCTGTTTTTAATATCGAAAGCGATGATGTAAAAGGACGAATCATCGGTAGGGAAGGAAGAAATATTAGAGCGATAGAGGCTGCTACCGGAGTGGAGATTATAGTAGATGATACTCCTGAAGCAATTATCTTATCTTGTTTTGATTCTGTAAGAAGAGAAGTAGCGAGATTGTCATTGCATAAATTAGTAACAGATGGTCGTATTCACCCAGCGCGAATTGAAGAAGTGGTGAAGAAAACAAGAAAGCAAATCGAAGAAGAAATAATCGAAGTCGGGAAGCGTACTGTTATTGATTTAGGGATTCATGGATTGCATCCTGAGTTGATCAAGATGGTAGGTAGAATGAAGTATCGTTCCTCATATGGTCAGAATTTATTACAGCACTCGCGTGAGGTGGCTAAGTTGTGTGGAGTGATGGCAGCAGAGTTAGGTTTGAATCCAAAATTAGCAAAAAGAGCTGGATTGTTACATGATATAGGGAAAGTGCCGGAGACTGAAACAGAGGTGCCGCATGCTATATTAGGGATGCAGTGGGCAGAAAAATATGGAGAGAAAGCCGAAGTGTGCAATGCTATTGGGGCGCATCATGATGAGGTAGAAATGACGTCTTTGATTTCTCCGATTATACAAGTTTGTGATGCGATTAGTGGAGCTAGACCAGGAGCGAGAAGACAGGTATTGGATTCGTATATTCAGCGATTGAAAGATCTGGAAGAAATCGCGTTTGGATTTAGTGGTGTGAAAAAAGCCTATGCGATTCAAGCTGGTAGAGAATTAAGGGTGATTGTAGAGAGTGAAAAGGTGAATGATGAAAGAGCAGCTAGTCTTTCTTTTGAAATCTCTCAAAAGATACAAACTGATATGACTTACCCGGGGCAAGTAAAAATAACGGTTATTAGAGAAACGAGAGCTGTTAATATTGCAAAGTAA